CGAACTTTACGGAAATTACGCTCTGCCATAAAATGAGCCTCCTTTCACTCTAGTAGATTAACGTTACTGCACATTAATCTTTAATTCTCTTTCCCGAATTATTGTTTTAATCCGAGCAATATCTTTTCTCACTTGACGGATACGCATTGGGTTTTCCAACTGACCAGTAGCTAGCTGGAATCTTAAGTTAAATAATTCAGTTTTTAAGCTATCAAGCTTCTCATTCAACTCTTTTGGGGTTAACTCTCTAATTTCCTTAGCTTTCATGGTTTTCACCACCTAATTCTTCCCTTTTTACGAACTTACATTTAATAGGCAGCTTGTGCATAGCTAATCTCATAGCTTCCCTTGCTACTTCTTCACTAACACCTGCCAATTCAAACATTATTCTACCAGGTTTAACAACTGCAACCCACTTTTCTGGTGAACCTTTACCAGAACCCATCCTTACCTCTGCAGGTTTTTGAGTTATAGCCTTGTGAGGGAAAATTTTAATCCAAACTTTACCGCCCCTTTTAATGTAACGGGTCATTGCAATACGGGCAGCTTCAATTTGTCTATTGGTGATCCAAGATGGTTCAAGGGCTTGTAAGCCGTATTCACCGTAATCTATTTGGTTTCCACCTTTAGATTTACCTTTAATACCTCCACGATGTGGTCTGCGGTATTTAACTCTTTTAGGCATTAACATGTCTATTTTCCTCCTTCCTCAGCCTTTTTAGCTTTCGCTTCAGGAAGAACTTCCCCTTTATAGATCCAAACCTTAACACCGATTTTGCCATAAGTGGTATCAGCTTCAGCGAACCCATAGTCAATGTCAGCTCTTAAGGTTTGTAAAGGAACATTCCCTTCAGTATACCACTCAGTACGAGCCATATCAGCTCCACCTAGACGTCCACTTACACTTGTTTTTATACCCTTAGCACCGGCTTTTAAAGTACGGCTAATTGCTTGTTTCATTGCTCTTCTGAAAGCAATCCTTCTTTCAAGCTGTGCAGCGATGTTTTCTGCAACAAGTTGAGCATCTAAATCAGGATTTTTAATTTCTATAATATTTAAATGTACTTGTTTTTTGTTATTTTTATCTGTATTAACGAGGTTTTCTAATTGTTTTCTTAGATTCTCAACACCTGCCCCACCTTTACCAATTACCATGCCTGGCTTTGCAGTGTGGATTGTCACTCTAACTCTGTTAGCGGCTCTTTCAATTTCGATTCTTGATACACCAGAGTTAGCTAAGTTTTTTCTAATATATTTTCTTATCTTTAAGTCTTCATGTAAGGTATCAACATAAGTTCTTTTATCAGCATACCATTTGGCATCCCAATCGCGAATTATCCCTACACGTAGACCAATAGGATTTACCTTTTGACCCACTCACTATCCCTCCTTTTTCTCCGCTACAACAATAGTAATGTGGCTTGTTTTTTTGTTTATTCTTGTGGCACGCCCTTGAGCCCTTGGCCTAAATCTTTTTAAGGTAGGACCTTGGTCAGCAAAAGCTTTACTAATATATAATTTGTTTACATCCATATCATAATTATGCTCAGCATTGGCAACAGCAGATTTTAGAACTTTTTCTAAAATAGGGGATGCTGCCTTTGGAGTAAATTTCAAAATCGCTAATGCGTCAGAAACACTTTTACCTCTGATCAAGTCCAGTACTATGCGGACCTTTCTA
The window above is part of the Anaerobranca gottschalkii DSM 13577 genome. Proteins encoded here:
- the rplV gene encoding 50S ribosomal protein L22, translating into MEAKSVARYVRIAPRKVRIVLDLIRGKSVSDALAILKFTPKAASPILEKVLKSAVANAEHNYDMDVNKLYISKAFADQGPTLKRFRPRAQGRATRINKKTSHITIVVAEKKEG
- the rpmC gene encoding 50S ribosomal protein L29; the encoded protein is MKAKEIRELTPKELNEKLDSLKTELFNLRFQLATGQLENPMRIRQVRKDIARIKTIIRERELKINVQ
- the rpsC gene encoding 30S ribosomal protein S3 — protein: MGQKVNPIGLRVGIIRDWDAKWYADKRTYVDTLHEDLKIRKYIRKNLANSGVSRIEIERAANRVRVTIHTAKPGMVIGKGGAGVENLRKQLENLVNTDKNNKKQVHLNIIEIKNPDLDAQLVAENIAAQLERRIAFRRAMKQAISRTLKAGAKGIKTSVSGRLGGADMARTEWYTEGNVPLQTLRADIDYGFAEADTTYGKIGVKVWIYKGEVLPEAKAKKAEEGGK
- the rplP gene encoding 50S ribosomal protein L16, producing the protein MLMPKRVKYRRPHRGGIKGKSKGGNQIDYGEYGLQALEPSWITNRQIEAARIAMTRYIKRGGKVWIKIFPHKAITQKPAEVRMGSGKGSPEKWVAVVKPGRIMFELAGVSEEVAREAMRLAMHKLPIKCKFVKREELGGENHES